The sequence below is a genomic window from Candidatus Methylomirabilis sp..
GCCCGGAGGCTGAGGCCGATCTTGCGCTCGTCGGCATCGAGCTTGATGATCTTCATGGTGAGCTCATCCCCCACCTGCACCACGTCCTCCGGCTTGTTGACCCTTCCCTCGCTCAGTTCGGACACGTGCAGGAGTCCCTCGATGCCGTCGGAGAGCTCCACGAAGGCCCCGAAGTCGGTGAGCCGCACCACCTTCCCGGTCACGTCCATCCCCACCCGGTAGCGCTCCGGGACCGTCGTCTGCCACGGATCGGGCTGGCACTGTTTGAGGCCGAGGGAGATGCGGCGGTTGTGCCGGTCCACGTGGAGGACCAGCGCCTCCACCTTGTCCCCCTTCTTCAGGAGCTCGGACGGGTGCCGGACCCGCTTGGTCCAGGACATGTCCGACACGTGGATGAGCCCGTCGATGCCATCCTCCAACTCCACGAAGGCGCCGAAGTCGGCCAGGTTCCGGACCTTCCCCTCCACCCGGGTGCCGACCGGGTACCGCTCCTCGATGAAATTCCAGGGGTTGGGCTCGACCTGCTTCATGCCGAGGGAGATCCGCTTCGCCTGCTTGTCGATGTCGAGGACCATCACCTCGATGACGTCGCCGATCGACACCACTTTGGAGGGGTGCTTGATCCGCTGGGTCCAGGACATCTCGGAGATGTGCACCAGCCCCTCCACCCCGGGCTCCAGCTCCACGAAGGCGCCGTAGTCCACGAGGGAGACCACCTTGCCCTTCACCTTCGAGCCGACGGGGAACCGCTGGTCGGCCCCCTCCCAGGGATCCGCCAGCCGCTGCTTGTACCCGAGCGAGATCCGCTCCGTGGTCCGGTCGAACTTCAGGACCACCACTTCGATCTCGTCCCCCACCTGGAAGAGCTCGGTCGGGTGGTTCAGCCGCCCCCAGGACATGTCCGTGATGTGGAGGAGCCCGTCCAGGCCTCCCAGATCCACGAAGGCGCCGTACTCGGTGATGTTCTTGATCTTGCCGCGGAAGACCTTCCCCTCCTCCAGGCCCGCCAGGGTCTGGGCCTTCAGCGCCTTCCGCTCCTCCTCGAGCAGCTCGCGCCGGGAGAGGACGATGTTCCCCCGTTTCTGGTTGAGCTTGATGATCTTCATCGGGAAGGTCTTCCCGATGAGCCGGTCCAGGTCCCGGGCCGGGCGAAGGTCCACCTGCGAGCCCGGGAGGAAGGCGCGGACCCCGATGTCCACCATGAGGCCGCCCTTGGTCTTCCCCACGATGGTGCCGTCGACCGCTCCCCCCTGCTCGTAGACCCGGCTGATCTGCTCCCAGATCTTGATCTTCTCCGCTTTTTCCCGGGAGAGGACGATGAGGCCCTCGCTGTCCTCCTTCGACTCCAGGTAGACGTCCACCAGGTCCGCCGCCTGGACCGTCACCTCGCCCTGCGGGGTCGTGAACTCCTTCAGGGGGACGGAACCCTCGGACTTGTAGCCGATATCGATGAGGACCGCGTCCGCGGTGATTTCGATCACCCGCCCCTTCACGATCTCCCCTTCGGCGATGTCCTTGAAGGTCTGATCGTAGATGGCCTGCATCTCCGCCGTCTGGGCGGCGGCGCGCGGATCGTAATCCGGGTCGGTCGGGAGAAGGGAAGGTTTGGGCATCTTCGTGGACCGTGGCGCGGGCATCTGCGGTGGCACCTCCTCCTGGGTTACGGTGAATAGCTCTTGGATGGCGCTTCGGTAACCGCGGGCTGTCGCGCGCCGGCCTGCAGGCGCGCGATGGCGTCCATGATCTGTTGGCTCAGCGCCTCATAAGGCTCCCGCCCCTCCCCGAGGGGCGGGCGGAGGACGATCGGCGGGCCGATCCACACCCGAACGGCCGCCGGGCGGGGACACCACCCCCCCCGGGGGAGCACGGCCGCCGTTCCCTCGTGGTAGACGGGGATGACGGGGCAACCGCTCCGGAGGGCAAGCATCCCCACCCCCGCCTTCCCCGGCTGCAGGCGCCGGCCGTCCCCTCGGGTCCCCTCAGGAAACACCAGCAGCCCTTCCCCTTTTCGGAGGAGGGCCAGGGACCGCTTGAAGGCCGAGGGATCGGCCTGGTTCCGGCTGATGGGGAACGCCTGGAGCTGCCGCATGAACCAGCCGGCGGCGGGGTTCCGGAACAGCTCCTCCTTCGCCAGATAGTGGAGCTTCCGGCGGACGGCAGATCCGACCACGAATGGGTCCACGTTGCTCACGTGGTTCGCTGCGAAGATGGCGCCGCCCCGCTCCGGAACATGCTCCCGCCCCACGACCCGGAGCTTGCAGAATCCCTTCAGCCCCAGGAGGGCCAGCGCCCGGATGAGCGTGTACAGCATCTGCCGCTATCCTCGCGCTGCCAAAGCGGTATATGCTACCTGTGCCTCGCGGTGCTTGGCAAGGAAAAAAATCGCCTGCACTAGCCTCTCCGCTGCCGCTCGCGCACGACCGCCAACATCGCCTCCAGGACCGCCTCCGGTGGAAGGCTCGTCGTGTCCAGCCGCATCGCGTCGAGGGCGGCGGTGAGGGGAGCGGCGGCCCGCCCCATATCGCGCTGATCCCGGCTCAGGACCTCGCCCCGGACCGCTTCGAGGGAGACCCGCTCCCCCCGGGCGACCGCCTCGGCATGGCGCCGGCGCGCGCGCGCCTCCGGGCTCGCGTCCAGGTAGAACTTGACGTCCGCCGCCGGGAAGACCTGCGTGCCGATGTCGCGGCCGTCCATCACGATCCCCCCCCCCGCGCCGAGGGCCCGCTGCCGCGCCACCATCACCTCCCGGACCGGCGGATGCACGGAGACCAGCGAGGCCCCCCGATCCACCGCGGGCTGGCGGATGGCCTCGGTCCAGTCCTCGCCGTCCACGCGCAGGCGCTGCCCGTCCGGCTCCGGGACGAACGCGATGTCCATCCGCTCGAGGAGGGCGCGGAGGCCGAGGCCATCCCCCCAGTCCACCCCCCCGCGCAGCGCCTTCAGCGCCAGCGCCCGGTACATGGCCCCGGTATCCACGTGCCGGTACCCCAGGCGCGCCGCGAGCAGGCGGGCAGCCGTGCTCTTGCCCGCCCCCACCGGCCCATCGATGGCGATGATGAGGCCTCTCTCCCCCACCATCAGCCATCCCGATCCCCGGTTTCCAAGCGGGCATCGGCGACCGGGGCGACCGTCCGGAGGAGGGGAACGAAGTCGGGGAAGGAGGTCCCGATGCAGGCGCTGTCCGCGATCCGGGTCTCCCCTCTCGCCACGAGCGCGGCCACGGCGAGCGCCATCGCAATCCGGTGGTCCCCCCGACTCGAGCAGGAGGCACCCGCCAGGGGGCGCCCGCCCCGAATCGTGAGGCCATCCGGACGCTCCACCACGTCAACTCCTAGGCGGCCGAGCTCGGCCGCGAGCGCCGCGATCCGGTCGCTCTCCTTGACCCGTAGCTCCCCGGCGTCCCGAATCTCGGTTTCCCCCTCCGCGCACGCCGCCGCGACGGCGAGGATCGGGATCTCATCGATGAGCCGGGGGATGAGGGGACCTCCCACGGACGCCCCGCGAAGGGGGGCGGCGGTCACCACTAGGTCCCCCACCGGCTCGCCGCAGACCTCGCGGCGCCCCACGACCTCGACGGTCGCCCCCATCGTCTGAAGGGCATCCAGGAGGCCGGTCCGCGTCGGGTTGAGCCCTACCCCCGCGAGCGTCACGCGGGAGCCGGGGACGAGGCAAGCGGCCACCAGGAAAAACGCGGCCGAGGAGAAATCGCCGGGGACCTCCACCGGGACGGCCGTGAGGCTCCGGGCCGGTGCCACCGTCGCCGTCCGTCCGGTCCCCTCTACCGGGTGACCGAACCCCCGGAGAAGCCGCTCCGTGTGATCCCGGCTGGGGGCGGGCTCGACGACCGTCGTCGGTCCCTCCGCGTAGAGGCCGGCCAGGAGGAGGGCGGATTTGACCTGGGCGCTGGAGACCGGGCTCTCGTGCCGGACTCCCCGGAGGGGACCCCCCCGGATTGCGAGTGGGGGGTACTGGTCCCCCGCGCGCCCCCAGATGGATGCCCCCATCTGGCGCAGTGGCCCGATGATCCGGCCCATGGGCCGCTGGCAGAGGGACGCGTCCCCGGTGAGGATCGAGAGGAAGGGCTGCGCCGCCAGGATCCCGCTGAGGAGTCGAAGGGTGGTCCCGGAGTTTCCCGCGTCGAGGACCCCCTCCGCCTCCCGGAGACCGTGGAGGCCCTTCCCGTGCACCCGCAGGACGGGCCCCCCCCACCCCTCCACCTCCACCCCGAGGGCCCGGCAGGCCGCGGCGGTCCGCCGGCAGTCCTCGCCGGCAAGGTATCCCCGGATCTCGGTGGTCCCGTCTGCGAGGGCCCCGAGGAGAATGGCCCGATGGGTGATCGATTTGTCCCCGGGCACCCGCAGGCGCCCCGCCAGGGGCGGGGCGGGGCCCCGAATGGTCAGGCGCTCCACGAGGCCGCCTCGTCCGTCACCCGGCCCGCCAGGCGGGCCAGGATCCGCTCCGCCGTTGTCGCCGGGGACTCTGTCGGGGCCAGGCGAAGCCAGACGATGCCCGGTTCCCTCCGGAACCAGGTGAGCTGGCGCTTCGCGTAGCGGCGGGTATCCCGCTCCATCAAACGGATCGCCTCGGCCGCGGATCGATCCCCTCGCGCCACGGGGACGAAATGCCGATAGCCCAGCCCGCGCATCGGCCGGGTGCCCCCGGAGCCCCGGGCCAGCAGGCCGCGCACCTCCTGCTCGAGGCCGGCTGCTACCATCGCCTGGACGCGGGCCGCGATCCGGCGGTACAGATCCGCCCGGTCCCGCGTGAGCCCGACCACGAGACCCACCGGCGCCCCCCGGGTCCGCCGGTGATCCGCCTGCAGCCGGGAAAGGGGAATGCCGGTCTGCTCGAGAACCTCCAGGGCCCGGAGCACCCGGGCTCGATCGTTCGGGCTCAGGCGAGCCGCCGCCTCGGGGTCCGCGGCCGTCAGGCGCGCATGGAGCGCTGCCGTCCCCAGGCGGCGCGCCTCGGTCCGGAGGCGGAGGCGGAGGGTCGGGTCCGGGGCGGGCACCTCACAGAGGCCCTGCCGCAACGCCCGGAGGTACAGGCCGGTCCCGGCCACCACCAGGGGAAGGCGCCCGCGCGCCCGGATGGCGACGCCCGCCGCCAGGGCGGAGGCCCGGAAGGCGGCGGCGTCGAATCCCACCGCGGCCTCCACCAGGTCCAGCCCGTGGTGCGGGAGGGCGGCCCGCTCCCCGGCCGTCGGCTTGCCGGTGCCGACGTCGAAGCCGCGGTAGACTTGCATGGAGTCCGCCACCACGATCTCGGCGTTCAGGCGCGGAGCGAGGGCGAGGGCCACGGCACTCTTCCCGACGCCCGTGGGACCGGCCAGAGCCAGGAACGGGAGGGGGGGAGGGACGGTGATCGACAGGAGGGGGGGGCGGTTCACCGGGAGGGCTCGGTGTACTCGACGGTGAACTGCATCACGTGGGTATACCAGAGAACCCGAACCGGCACCGCCCACTGGAGGCGGGCGTACGCCCGCTGGGCATCGACGGAAGTCACGAACTGTTGCCCCGGGATCGTGACCTCCCGCTCCTTGAGTTTTTCCTCGATCTCCCGCCGGAGGCTCGCCTCGCTGTGACCCGGGGCCCTGGCGAGGCGCACAGCAGCCTGGACGCCGTCCTTGATGTAGAGGTAGTCCACGTAGGCGGGGACCGTCTGGATCGCCAGGTGCAGCGCGAGCGCGGCGAGGAGCAGGAGGACGACCACCCCCGCGCCAATGCGCCCCGCCCTCCCACCGGGAGCCGCCCGCAGGGTTGGCGTTACTTGGGCCCTCCCTTGATCCAGGACATCATGCTGCGGAGCTGCTTGCCGACGCGCTCGATCGGGTGCTCGGCGTCCCGCTTGCGGAGCGCCAGGAAGGAGGGGCGCCCGGCCGCGTTCTCCAGGATCCACTCCCGGGCAAACGCCCCGCTCTGGATCTCCTCCAGGATCCGCTGCATTTCCGCCCGGACGGCTGGGCTGATGATCCGGGGGCCGCGGCTGTAGTCGCCGTACTCGGCCGTGTCGGAGACCGAGTAGCGCATGTAGCTGAGCCCCCCCTGGTAGAAGAGGTCCACGATGAGCTTCAACTCGTGCAGGCACTCGAAGTAGGCCAGCTCCGGCTGGTAGCCGGCCTCCACCAGCGTCTCGAAGGCGGCCTTCACCAGGGCCGAAACTCCCCCGCAGAGGACCGTCTGCTCGCCGAACAGGTCGGTCTCCGTTTCCTCCCGGAAGGTGGTCTCCAGCACCCCCGCCCGGGTGCAGCCGACGCTCCGGGCGTAGGCGAGGGCAACGGCCTTCGCCTTCCCGGAGACGTCCTGGTGGATGGCCAGCAGGGCCGGCACCCCCGCCCCCTCCGTGAAGACCTGCCGCATCAGGTGGCCGGGAGCCTTGGGGGCGATCATGGACACGTCCACGGTCTCGGGGGGGACGATCTGGTGGAAATGAATATTGAAGCCGTGGGCGAACATGAGGGTCTTGCCCGGCGTCAGGGCCGGGCGGACTGCAGCCTCGTAGACGGCCCGGTGGGTCTGGTCTGGAAGGAGGATCATGATGACCTGCGCCATCTGGGCCGCCTCTTCCACCGTGGCCACTTTCAGCCCGTCCGCCTTGGCCTTGTCCCACGACTTGCTCCCCTTGTAGAGGCCCACCACCACCTCCTGGCCCGAGTCCCGGTGGTTCAGGGCGTGGGCATGCCCCTGGCTCCCGTAGCCCAGAATGGCGATGGTCTTCCCCCGGAGCAGGCTGAGGTCGGCGTCCTTGTCGTAGTACAGATGGGCCATGGGATCCTCCGGTGGGGGCGCCTAGGGCCGGGCCAACTGACGTTGCCTCACTGCGTTCTCGGTCGTCGGCGGTCCGGAGCGTACCAGGAGCGTACGCCTCCCCACCCACCTGCGGTGGGCGGGCACCCACGGAGGTGGGGGACCGCTCCTCCCTCGGGCCTCGTGATGCTCGTCATTTGGCCGGGCACCCCAAGGGTGGTCTGAGGATTAGCCGCAATGCGTTGCAGTCGCACTAGTCGTCGTAGCCGACAGCTCGGGGCGCACTGTGGAGCTGTTGCAGCCTGGCCTGATCCTTGCGGCTGAGGGCCTTGCTCCCGCGGGCGATGGCGACCTTGCCGGTCCGGACCACCTCCTGGATGCCGAAGGGCCGCAGGAGCTCGATGATGGCGCCGATCTTGCTTTCGTCCCCGGTGATCTCGAGGGTGTAGGAGACGGGGGTCACGTCCACGATCTTCGTCCGGAAGATGTCGGCGATGCGGAGGACCTCTGCACGGGTTCCCGGAGCGGCGCCGACCCGCAGGAGAAGCATCTCCCGGCTCACGTGCTCCTCGTCGGTCAGGTCGATCACCTTGATGACGTCGAGCAGCTTGTGAAGCTGCTTGACGACTTGCTGGATGACCGGTTGGCTGGCCCGCACCACGATCGTCATGCGGGAGATGGTGGGATCGAGCGTCTCCCCCACGGAGAGGCTGTCGATGTTGTAGCCGCGGCTGGAGAAGAGGCCGGAGACTCGGCTCAGAACCCCGGAGCGGTTCTCCACCAGGAGGGCGATCGTGTAGCGGCGCACCTCGGACGCGTCGGTCGCCATGCGCGGCGCGGGGAGGCGCGGCCTCCCCACCTGTCTCCTCTCGTGTGGGCTTAGAAGCCGGTCAGCTTGGCCGCGCGGGCCTTCGCCTCTTCCGGCCTTTCGCTCATCGGCTTCGCCAGCACCATGTCCCTGACCGCTGCCCCCGCCGGGACCATCGGGAAACAGGCCTCCTCGGGGTCCACGACAAAATCGATCAGCACCGGGCCGGGGTGCGCCAGCGCCCGTTCCCAGGTGGCGGTCACCTCGCCCGGCCTCTCGGCCCGGAGCCCCAGGATGCCGAAGGCCTCGGCCAACCGGACGTAGTCGGGGCAGACGGAGAGGTCGATGCCGACGAACCGGCGGTTGTAGAAGAGCTCCTGCCACTGCCGCACCATGCCGTGCGCCCGGTTGTTCACGAGCGCGATCTTCAAGGGGAGGCGCTCCTCCACCACCGTGGACAGCTCCTGCATGTTCATCTGGAAGGAGCCGTCCCCCAGGAGGGCGATCACCAGCTTGTCGGGCCGGGCCACCTGGGCGCCCATCGCCGCCGGCAGCCCGTACCCCATGGTGCCCAGGCCCCCCGAGGTGACCCAGTGCCGCGGCTTGTTGACGATGAAGTACTGGCCGGCCCACATCTGGTGCTGGCCGACGTCGGTCGCCACGATGGGGTCCAGGGAAGCGGTCTGGCGGGAGGCCTCCTGGATCACGTGCTGCGGCTTGATGATGGCATCGCTCCACTCGTAGCTCAGGGGATGCTGCGCCTTCCAGGCCCGGATCTGCTGCCACCAGGCATCCCGGCTCTCCTTCCAGGACCCGTCGTCCAACTGCCGGAGCTCCCGGTTCAGCCGCGCCACGACGTGCTTCGCGTCCCCCACGATGGGAATCTCCACGTGGAAGTTCTTCGCGATGCTGGACGGGTCGATGTCAATATGGATGACCTCGGCCTCGGGGCACCAGGCGTCCAGCTTCCCGGTGACGCGGTCATCGAACCGGGACCCCACGGCGATGAGGAGGTCGGTGCTGATGACCGCCATGTTCGTGTACCAGGCGCCGTGCATCCCCAGCATGCCCAGGTTGAGGGGGTGGTCGCCCGGGAAGGCCCCGATCCCCATCAGGGTCATGGTGACCGGGATCTGCGTCAGCTCTGCCAGCTCCCGGAGCTCCGGAGCGGCGTCCGCATTGATGACCCCGCCCCCCACGTACAGGATGGGCTTCTTGGCCTTGAGGATGGCCTGGGCCGCCTTCTTGATCTGCCCGGGGTGGCCCTCCACGGTCGGGTTGTAGGAGCGGAGGAACACCTTGTCGGGGTAGGCGAACTCGGTCTGCTTGAGGAGGATGTCCTTGGGGAGGTCCACGTGCACCGGGCCCGGCCGACCGCTGCGGGCGACGTAGAAGGCCTCCTTGATGATCGAGGCCAGCTCCTTGACATCCTTCACCAGGTAGTTGTGCTTGGTGCAGGGGCGGCAGATCCCGACGTTGTCCGCCTCCTGGAACGCGTCGTTGCCGATGAGGTGCGTCGGCACCTGCCCGGTGAAGGCGACGATCGGCATCGAGTCGATCTGGGCGTCGGCCAGGGCCGTCACCAGGTTCGTGCACGCCGGACCGGAGGTGACCAGGCACACGCCGACCTTTCCGGTGACGCGCGCGTAGGCCTCCGCGGCGTGCCCCGCCGCCGCCTCCTGCCGCACCAGGACATGGCGCAGCTCCTGGCGCTGCAC
It includes:
- a CDS encoding 30S ribosomal protein S1, whose translation is MPAPRSTKMPKPSLLPTDPDYDPRAAAQTAEMQAIYDQTFKDIAEGEIVKGRVIEITADAVLIDIGYKSEGSVPLKEFTTPQGEVTVQAADLVDVYLESKEDSEGLIVLSREKAEKIKIWEQISRVYEQGGAVDGTIVGKTKGGLMVDIGVRAFLPGSQVDLRPARDLDRLIGKTFPMKIIKLNQKRGNIVLSRRELLEEERKALKAQTLAGLEEGKVFRGKIKNITEYGAFVDLGGLDGLLHITDMSWGRLNHPTELFQVGDEIEVVVLKFDRTTERISLGYKQRLADPWEGADQRFPVGSKVKGKVVSLVDYGAFVELEPGVEGLVHISEMSWTQRIKHPSKVVSIGDVIEVMVLDIDKQAKRISLGMKQVEPNPWNFIEERYPVGTRVEGKVRNLADFGAFVELEDGIDGLIHVSDMSWTKRVRHPSELLKKGDKVEALVLHVDRHNRRISLGLKQCQPDPWQTTVPERYRVGMDVTGKVVRLTDFGAFVELSDGIEGLLHVSELSEGRVNKPEDVVQVGDELTMKIIKLDADERKIGLSLRAYREARAAAEGDEEEFRQR
- a CDS encoding lysophospholipid acyltransferase family protein; amino-acid sequence: MLYTLIRALALLGLKGFCKLRVVGREHVPERGGAIFAANHVSNVDPFVVGSAVRRKLHYLAKEELFRNPAAGWFMRQLQAFPISRNQADPSAFKRSLALLRKGEGLLVFPEGTRGDGRRLQPGKAGVGMLALRSGCPVIPVYHEGTAAVLPRGGWCPRPAAVRVWIGPPIVLRPPLGEGREPYEALSQQIMDAIARLQAGARQPAVTEAPSKSYSP
- the cmk gene encoding (d)CMP kinase, coding for MVGERGLIIAIDGPVGAGKSTAARLLAARLGYRHVDTGAMYRALALKALRGGVDWGDGLGLRALLERMDIAFVPEPDGQRLRVDGEDWTEAIRQPAVDRGASLVSVHPPVREVMVARQRALGAGGGIVMDGRDIGTQVFPAADVKFYLDASPEARARRRHAEAVARGERVSLEAVRGEVLSRDQRDMGRAAAPLTAALDAMRLDTTSLPPEAVLEAMLAVVRERQRRG
- the aroA gene encoding 3-phosphoshikimate 1-carboxyvinyltransferase — protein: MERLTIRGPAPPLAGRLRVPGDKSITHRAILLGALADGTTEIRGYLAGEDCRRTAAACRALGVEVEGWGGPVLRVHGKGLHGLREAEGVLDAGNSGTTLRLLSGILAAQPFLSILTGDASLCQRPMGRIIGPLRQMGASIWGRAGDQYPPLAIRGGPLRGVRHESPVSSAQVKSALLLAGLYAEGPTTVVEPAPSRDHTERLLRGFGHPVEGTGRTATVAPARSLTAVPVEVPGDFSSAAFFLVAACLVPGSRVTLAGVGLNPTRTGLLDALQTMGATVEVVGRREVCGEPVGDLVVTAAPLRGASVGGPLIPRLIDEIPILAVAAACAEGETEIRDAGELRVKESDRIAALAAELGRLGVDVVERPDGLTIRGGRPLAGASCSSRGDHRIAMALAVAALVARGETRIADSACIGTSFPDFVPLLRTVAPVADARLETGDRDG
- the miaA gene encoding tRNA (adenosine(37)-N6)-dimethylallyltransferase MiaA, whose protein sequence is MNRPPLLSITVPPPLPFLALAGPTGVGKSAVALALAPRLNAEIVVADSMQVYRGFDVGTGKPTAGERAALPHHGLDLVEAAVGFDAAAFRASALAAGVAIRARGRLPLVVAGTGLYLRALRQGLCEVPAPDPTLRLRLRTEARRLGTAALHARLTAADPEAAARLSPNDRARVLRALEVLEQTGIPLSRLQADHRRTRGAPVGLVVGLTRDRADLYRRIAARVQAMVAAGLEQEVRGLLARGSGGTRPMRGLGYRHFVPVARGDRSAAEAIRLMERDTRRYAKRQLTWFRREPGIVWLRLAPTESPATTAERILARLAGRVTDEAASWSA
- the ilvC gene encoding ketol-acid reductoisomerase, whose protein sequence is MAHLYYDKDADLSLLRGKTIAILGYGSQGHAHALNHRDSGQEVVVGLYKGSKSWDKAKADGLKVATVEEAAQMAQVIMILLPDQTHRAVYEAAVRPALTPGKTLMFAHGFNIHFHQIVPPETVDVSMIAPKAPGHLMRQVFTEGAGVPALLAIHQDVSGKAKAVALAYARSVGCTRAGVLETTFREETETDLFGEQTVLCGGVSALVKAAFETLVEAGYQPELAYFECLHELKLIVDLFYQGGLSYMRYSVSDTAEYGDYSRGPRIISPAVRAEMQRILEEIQSGAFAREWILENAAGRPSFLALRKRDAEHPIERVGKQLRSMMSWIKGGPK
- the ilvN gene encoding acetolactate synthase small subunit, with translation MATDASEVRRYTIALLVENRSGVLSRVSGLFSSRGYNIDSLSVGETLDPTISRMTIVVRASQPVIQQVVKQLHKLLDVIKVIDLTDEEHVSREMLLLRVGAAPGTRAEVLRIADIFRTKIVDVTPVSYTLEITGDESKIGAIIELLRPFGIQEVVRTGKVAIARGSKALSRKDQARLQQLHSAPRAVGYDD
- the ilvB gene encoding biosynthetic-type acetolactate synthase large subunit, whose protein sequence is MKMTGAQIFCESLKREGVDVIFGLPGGAVLPVYDALYDYVQRQELRHVLVRQEAAAGHAAEAYARVTGKVGVCLVTSGPACTNLVTALADAQIDSMPIVAFTGQVPTHLIGNDAFQEADNVGICRPCTKHNYLVKDVKELASIIKEAFYVARSGRPGPVHVDLPKDILLKQTEFAYPDKVFLRSYNPTVEGHPGQIKKAAQAILKAKKPILYVGGGVINADAAPELRELAELTQIPVTMTLMGIGAFPGDHPLNLGMLGMHGAWYTNMAVISTDLLIAVGSRFDDRVTGKLDAWCPEAEVIHIDIDPSSIAKNFHVEIPIVGDAKHVVARLNRELRQLDDGSWKESRDAWWQQIRAWKAQHPLSYEWSDAIIKPQHVIQEASRQTASLDPIVATDVGQHQMWAGQYFIVNKPRHWVTSGGLGTMGYGLPAAMGAQVARPDKLVIALLGDGSFQMNMQELSTVVEERLPLKIALVNNRAHGMVRQWQELFYNRRFVGIDLSVCPDYVRLAEAFGILGLRAERPGEVTATWERALAHPGPVLIDFVVDPEEACFPMVPAGAAVRDMVLAKPMSERPEEAKARAAKLTGF